One Setaria viridis chromosome 7, Setaria_viridis_v4.0, whole genome shotgun sequence genomic region harbors:
- the LOC140223387 gene encoding uncharacterized protein, with translation MDVKEGRPASRSSRMRPSSHLRHVSFAVDPCVADDGPPQPQTATCCTALQRGFAPDSRVQQRYAPVRTPGSAALLRVDENEEDQQPQSAKDAGGGVSVGGEEMIGASTVAPAKEGNVMRKAVRKWKSTVEDVDVSQLTETPRLRRSGGMRRDWSFENLRGGNNAA, from the coding sequence ATGGATGTCAAGGAAGGAAGGCCAGCGAGCCGCAGCAGCAGAATGCGCCCCTCGTCGCACCTCCGCCACGTGTCCTTCGCCGTGGACCCTTGCGTCGCCGACGACggcccgccgcagccgcagacGGCCACCTGCTGCACGGCGCTGCAGCGGGGCTTCGCGCCCGACAGCCGCGTGCAGCAGCGCTACGCGCCCGTGCGGACGCCCGGCTCCGCGGCGCTGCTGCGGGTGGACGAGAACGAGGAGGATCAGCAGCCGCAGTCCGCCAAGGATGCCGGCGGCGGTGTCAGCGTTGGTGGAGAGGAGATGATCGGCGCGtcgacggtggcgccggcgaaGGAGGGGAATGTGATGAGGAAGGCGGTGCGCAAGTGGAAGTCCACGGTGGAGGACGTGGACGTGTCGCAGCTCACCGAGACCCCGCGGCtccggcgcagcggcggcaTGCGACGGGACTGGAGCTTCGAGAACCTCCGCGGGGGCAACAACGCCGCCTAG
- the LOC117862701 gene encoding villin-4 has protein sequence MAIHFAPLPPPLPGPCPPTPKEFPNLIGKNITPVSGKGSSATSSMSVSMKDLDPAFRGAGQKDGLEVWRIQNFKPIPVPTSAHGKFYTGDSYIILKTTALKNGSFRHDIHYWLGKDTSQDEAGTAAILTVELDAALGGRAVQYRESQGNETEKFLSYFRPCIMPQQGGIASGFNHVEVIEQEHTRLYVCKGKHVVHVKEVPFARSSLNHDDIFILDTKSKIFQFNGSNSCIQERAKALEVVQYIKDTFHEGRCEVVAVEDGKLMADAEAGEFWALFGGFAPLPKKSPSEDNGEERENVVKLLCINQGKPEQINFDSLARELLESNKCYLLDCGAEMYVWMARSTSLQERKGASEAAEKLLMDDSRTTPHVIKVIEGFETVMFKSKFVEWPPTPDLKLSSEDGRGKVAALLKSQGLDVKGLMRAAPVKEELEPYIDCTGHLQVWRVNGNDKALLSTLDQSKFYTGDCYIFQYAYTEDDREQCLIGTWFGKKSVEVERAAAMLLASKMVQAAKFQAVQARLYEGKEPIQFFVIFQSFQVFKGGLSSGYKNFIAENNIADDTYSEGGIALFQIQGSGSENMQAIQVDAVASSLNSSYCYILHNGNTVFTWTGNLTTSLDHDLVERKLDVIKPDLPSRSQKEGRETDQFWELLGGKSKYTNQKVGREHESDPHLFSCIISKGNIKVKEIHHFSQDDLMTEDVLVLDCHSDVFVWVGQEVDAKVKSQAMDIGEKFLVLDSLMEKLSPETPIFTVSEGSEPQFFTRFFNWDSAKSLMYGSSYQRKLALLKGRAPPSLDKPKRRTLAFTGRSSGQDKSQRSRSMSTSPDRPRVRGRSPAFNALTSAFENSSSTRNLSTPPPAVRKLFPKSGGPDQSKVSPKKSAIGAVTNSFDGPMRSIIPKSVKASPDPENVIQKECATGYCNVGENETEDDEGRTIYPYELLTTTAEDPVPNIDVTKRESYLSSAEFREKFRMTRAAFYNLPKWKQNKLKSGVQLF, from the exons ATGGCCATCCACTTCGCCCCGCTCCCACCACCGCTTCCTGGACCGtgcccccccacccccaaagAATTCCCCAATTTGATCGGCAAGAACATCACCCCGGTTTCAG GCAAGGGTTCTTCGGCAACATCCAGCATGTCAGTGTCTATGAAGGATTTGGACCCGGCATTCCGCGGAGCTGGGCAAAAGGA TGGTCTGGAGGTATGGCGTATCCAGAATTTTAAGCCAATTCCTGTGCCAACATCTGCTCATGGAAAATTTTACACGGGTGATTCATATATCATCTTGAAG ACAACAGCATTAAAGAATGGTTCTTTTCGCCATGACATCCATTATTGGCTTGGTAAAGACACTAGTCAG GATGAGGCTGGAACTGCTGCTATTTTAACTGTGGAGCTTGATGCTGCGCTTGGAGGACGTGCTGTCCAGTATCGGGAATCACAAGGCAATGAAACTGAAAAGTTTCTCTCATATTTTAGGCCTTGCATCATGCCACAGCAAGGAGGTATAGCTTCTGGGTTCAATCATGTAGAAGTGATTGAGCAGGAGCATACCCGCTTATATGTGTGCAAAGGAAAGCATGTAGTCCATGTTAAAGAG GTTCCTTTTGCTCGTTCATCCCTTAACCATGACGACATATTTATTTTGGATACCAAGTCCAAAATTTTCCAGTTCAACGGTTCCAACTCATGCATTCAAGAGAGAGCAAAAGCTCTTGAAGTTGTGCAGTATATCAAAGATACTTTCCATGAGGGAAGGTGTGAAGTTGTAGCGGTTG AGGATGGAAAATTGATGGCTGATGCTGAAGCTGGTGAATTTTGGGCTTTGTTTGGTGGCTTCGCTCCTCTTCCAAAGAAGTCGCCTTCAGAGGATAatggggaagagagagaaaatgttGTCAAATTGCTATG CATTAACCAGGGAAAGCCGGAACAGATTAATTTTGATTCCTTGGCGCGTGAGTTACTTGAATCAAATAAATGCTACTTGCTCGACTGTGGTGCTGAAATGTATGTTTGGATGGCTAGAAGTACTTCTTTGCAAGAAAGAAAGGGTGCGAGTGAAGCTGCTGAG AAACTACTCATGGATGATAGCCGAACAACACCGCATGTTATCAAAGTGATTGAGGGATTCGAAACAGTTATGTTCAAGTCAAAATTTGTTGAGTGGCCACCTACGCCTGATTTGAAACTATCATCTGaggatggaagaggcaaagtTGCAG CTCTCCTCAAAAGTCAAGGATTAGATGTTAAAGGCTTGATGAGAGCTGCACCTGTAAAAGAAGAACTCGAGCCTTATATTGATTGTACAGGTCATTTACAG GTCTGGCGTGTAAATGGAAATGACAAGGCTCTTCTGTCAACCCTTGATCAATCAAAATTTTACACTGGAGATTGCTACATTTTTCAATACGCATATACCGAAGACGACAGGGAGCAATGTCTTATCGGAACTTGGTTTGGGAAGAAGAGTGTTGAG gtggagagggcggcggcgatgttgcTGGCTAGCAAGATGGTTCAGGCTGCAAAGTTCCAGGCTGTCCAG GCTCGCCTTTATGAAGGGAAAGAACCGATTCAGTTCTTTGTCATATTTCAGAGTTTTCAAGTATTCAAG GGTGGCCTTAGCTCTGGATACAAGAACTTTATTGCTGAAAACAATATTGCAGATGACACATACTCTGAAGGTGGGATTGCTCTATTCCAAATTCAGGGCTCAGGATCAGAAAACATGCAAGCAATTCAAGTAGATGCA GTGGCTTCATCCTTAAACTCGTCCTATTGTTACATTTTACACAATGGAAACACTGTGTTCACATGGACTGGCAACCTTACAACCTCACTGGATCATGACTTGGTTGAGAGGAAGCTAGATGTAATTAAG CCTGATCTGCCTTCTAGGTCACAAAAGGAGGGGAGAGAAACCGACCAATTCTGGGAACTACTGGGTGGTAAATCCAAGTATACAAACCAAAAAGTAGGAAGAGAGCATGAAAGTGACCCTCATCTTTTCTCATGCATCATATCCAAAG GCAATATAAAG GTCAAAGAAATACACCACTTTAGTCAAGATGATCTAATGACTGAGGATGTTTTGGTTCTTGATTGCCACTCGGACGTATTTGTTTGGGTTGGCCAAGAGGTAGATGCCAAAGTGAAGTCACAAGCTATGGATATTGGAGAG AAATTTCTTGTTCTTGATTCCCTTATGGAAAAACTGTCGCCAGAAACACCAATATTCACTGTGTCAGAAGGCAGTGAGCCACAATTTTTTACTAGGTTCTTCAACTGGGACTCAGCAAAATCTTTG ATGTATGGCAGTTCATACCAGAGGAAGCTTGCCCTTCTCAAGGGTAGAGCACCTCCATCACTGGAT AAACCAAAACGACGAACACTGGCATTTACAGGAAGAAGTTCGGGACAAGATAAATCTCAGCGTTCGAGAAGCATGTCCACCAGCCCGGATCGTCCCCGTGTTCGAGGAAGGTCCCCAGCCTTTAATGCGTTAACTTCTGCCTTTGAGAACTCAAGTAGTACCAGGAATCTTTCCACCCCTCCTCCTGCTGTCAGAAAGCTTTTCCCAAAATCTGGAGGTCCTGATCAGTCAAAGGTGTCACCCAAAAAATCAGCCATCGGTGCTGTCACCAATTCATTTGATGGTCCGATGAGAAGTATAATACCAAAGTCAGTAAAAG CGAGCCCCGATCCAGAGAACGTGATACAGAAGGAATGTGCCACAGGCTATTGCAATGTAGGTGAAAATGAGACAGAAGATGATGAAGGCCGCACGATCTACCCTTATGAACTTCTGACAACCACAGCTGAAGACCCTGTTCCCAACATCGACGTGACCAAGCGAGAG TCCTACTTATCGTCTGCCGAGTTCAGAGAGAAGTTCAGGATGACCAGAGCAGCTTTCTACAACCTCCCTAAGTGGAAGCAGAACAAACTGAAGTCTGGTGTTCAGCTCTTTTAG